The DNA segment tgtgcacacagagaactgtgcagagagaactgtacacacagagaactgtgcacacacagagaactgcacacacagagaactgtacacacacagagaactgtgcacacagagaactgtgcacacagagaactgtgcacacagagaactgcaaTAGGAGTGCAAATGCTTGTAAGGTTCATAGGTTTGTGTTGGCTTTCAGGTCTTCTCTTGCTCCCCAAACTTCTTCAAAGAACAGAATAGTAGTAAGAACTCGGGAGAACAAGGACATTGGGAACACTTACGCTAGGGAAAACACTAACCCTCCCTTCCTGTTCATGAGTAAATGGCCCTGATTCAGGAGCTTGGTTGTCTATGGAGACTAAAATCAGAGGTGCTGAAGATGTCCCTCACATAGTAATCCTCTCTGAACTCACTTCCCGGGGACTGCAATGGTGCTTTATGTCTCCTCTGAGGAAGTTCGAAGAATGAGTGCAGGGTTCGTGGCACCTGACACCTGAGGATAGTGTTAGAGAAAACATAACTGCAGACAGGTTGACAACCAAGTTTTCATTCTTTATTCATAACGTATCGAGTAATGGCAATTTTGTGCAAACACTGAAATCTAAGTGCCGGGAGTGGGGAGCAATGTAGATTCCTTTCTGTGCTACAAAACATAGCTCTCCCAAGTTTCCTGTTCATAACACATGCTCATTGGGAAACGCCTAATCTTTTCTCCAGTCGGTCACAGCACTGCTCGTTTCCCTCTGGCTGGCTGCTCTAGCTGTTGACCTGACCATGTATGTTCCGGTGTCTGAGAAGGCTTGACTTCCTGTTAAACTTTCTCTCACACAGGCTACACGCATAGGGCTGCTCGGCAGTGTGGACTACCTGGTGGTTCCGGAGGTGAGAGTCCTGAGTGAAAGCCTTCCCACATTGCAGACACTTaaagggtttctctcctgtgtgaattCTTTGGTGTGTATGTAAGGTGGTGCTTTGAGTAAAGCTTTTCTGGCACCAGGAGCACTGATAGAGCTTGATTCCTTGGTGTGACAGGATATGCAGTTTGAGATCTGACTTCCACCTGAAGCTATGGCCACACTGCTGACATGAAAAAGGCTTCTCTCTGATGTGGACTCTATGGTGCCTAGCAAGCTCAGAAGGAACTCTGAAGCCTCTCCCGCACTCCTGACACTTAAAAGGTTTTTGTTGCCGTTGTTTACAGACTGAAGCTAACGTCCTTTTCCTCCCTGGAAGAGCCTGATCATGTTCCTGCACCCTGCGTGTATCTGCATGGCTTTTCCTGTTGGTTTTTTTCTGGGCAGCTTTTTTTCTGGCCTTTGACACTTTTGATGGTCTTGCTTCTATTTCTGATGTAGAGGCAGATACAGGCTGATCATTTTCCATGTCATCTCCAGGCTTTAACCCTGTTCATATGAAGAAAAGCATCAGTCAGGTGtttcatagaaaagaaaatctaaaggaGTAGAGAGGATGGTCAGTAACAATGACTTTAATGAAATACATAAACTAGTGtttgtggcccaggctggaaAAATGGTATAGATCCATAGTCCCTTGATCCACTCTGCTAGCTACAGCAAAAAGCCCACTCAATGGTGCCGGAAGTTacaaaaggaaattataaaaagtgGAAAGATGGCAAAAAGGTCTAGGACTCaagaatttcagaaagaaataacaaacaaacaaacaaaagacagcaaGTGATAACACACCCAAACACCCAGAAGAAAGCCGAATCTCAAACCAAGTATTTTCCAACCTCAAAACTATCTGCAGAAGGCTGCCTAGACAGACTTACTCCTTTCTCAGACTGAGTGTGAAACTGTTTAAAGACAGATATCATGCAAACCAGACACAACTCTGAAAAGGACCCTCCTGAAATCTGTCACAATAAGCAGACTTGCATTCCACCCCAGCATGGAAACTGCCCATAAGAAGCTGAGAGATAATAACATATATAAACAGCTCCATCTAGAGAGCTGTTTTTGCATAAAGGGCAATGAACAAGAAGTATCGTTCAcgggcgctacccagccaccaaaccagatcaccagaatcctAAGTacataattcaccaactgaaatcagctgtccctgaagaaacagcccaatagcaccaatttaaccaagaacccctactaaaccctgactaaaaattagaacaagagaggcactctcagacaccaacaccacctgcaccgcacagaggaagagatgagtagacgccagtgcaaaaatacaggcaacaacataaagacctatatggcaacatcagaacctagtgattctacacctgcaagacctaaatataccatgacagaagaaacagaagaaatcaaccctaaaaatgactttaagaagatgatagaggcccttggagaagaaataaaacattccctcaaagaagaaataaaaactttccttaaagaggaaatgaaaaactaccttaaagaggaaataaaaacttcccttaaagaggaaatgaaaaactcccttaaagaggaaataaaaacttcccttaaagaggaaataaaaaactccattaaagaggaaataaaaaactcccttaatgaaatggaagaaaaaacgaacaaaaaatgggaagaaatcaaatcaaggcaagaaaaagcaattaaacagaagaaagaaacattccaagttctgaaaaatgaatttgagataataaagaaaacacatgctgagggaatgctggaaatagaaatcctgacaaaacgaacaggaactacagaaacaagcataaccaactgattgcaagagatggaacagagaatctctgacactgaagacacgatagagaaaatagattcgtcactcaaagaaaacactaaagacaaaaaagtcgtaacacaaaatgtccaggaaatttgggacaccatgaaaagaccaaacctaagaataatagggatagaagaaggagaagaataccaactcaaaggcacagaaaatatattcaacaaaatcatagaagaaaactttcctaacctaaagaaagaaatacctatgaagatacaagaagcttatagaacaccgaataggctggatccaaaaaaaaaagagtcccctcaccacataataatcaaaacactaaacacacagaacaaagtaaaatattaagagctgcaaaggaaaaagaccaagtaacatataaaggcaaacccatcagaataacaccagactactcaatagagactatgaaagctagaagatcatggacaaatctcatgcagacactaagagaccacggatgccaacccagactattatacccagcaaaactctcaatcaccataggcggagtaaacaaaatattccaggataaaaccagatttaatcaatacctgtccacaaacccagccctacagaaagaactagaagggaaaattcaacccaaagaagctaaacacatctatgaaaaatcaagcaatagataatcccacaccaacatacaccacagaaggacaacacaacacaacaccaaaaaataacaggaattaacaatcactggtcattaatatccatcaatatcaatggtctcaactcacctataaaaagacacaggctaacagaatggataagaaaacagaacccatccatctgctgcatacaagaaacacacctcaacttcaaagacagacactacctccgagtaaagggctgggaaaaggctttccaagcaaatggacctaagaaacaagctggtgtagctatcctaatatctagagaaaaaggatgtttcaaaggagaagaagtcttgtggcaatgcctcagtggtccaggtaactaccagaactcagaaatccgcgatggagactaaggcagcagagacgaaacacatagatgtacataaaggaaataataaagaaaaagtcagtaaagccaagaagaagaaaagaaaggtggatgctgaagcccatctgtcagatgagcctgtgaacgaggaaccagtgacaaaaaagaaaaaaaaaaatggaaagcaaatccaaaaatagtaccgaggtgccaaaggatgacagcaagacggaggagactaagggggacaataaaaagcaaaatacttccattaaaaaaggtgcaaagaagaaacctcaaaaagaTAAGTCAAGTGAGAAAggcagcagacctgctcaggagacGCAGAAGGAGATGGCTCcggcagagcctccttccatggagctggctcaggaggaggtctcttcAGGTCCTGCgctcactcaggtggtggtcacccctacaggctctactcagcccgggcttccttctcccatggatattgctcagactgggcctgctcagatggagctgccttctcccctggagcctcctcagagggagctgcctctTCCCCTGGAGCttgctcagagggagctgccttctcccctggagcttcctcagagggagccgcctcctcccagggagcctccaaagatggagcagcctcttcccatggagcttactcagaaggaacagcctcctcccatggagcctgatcagatggagcctcctcctcccatggagcctgctcagagggagctgcctcctcccatggagcctgatcagagggagccgcctcctcccatggagcctgatcagagggagccgcctcctcccatggagtctcagcggggacattgtcagaagaagctgctttgtcctttggaccatgctcaggtggaggttgctcagacagggcctcctcacatgggatctgttcagaaggagcctcctgctgtcatggagccacctcttcaagtgaaaccagtcaccaaaaggtcttctccccgaaaagagagtaccaaggagaaGTCTGGCATGCGGAGTGAGGTGGTGCggcaggagcaagtccttattgaagttggcttagtgcctgttagagatagccagcttctgaagggaagcaggcgcgcacaggatcttccaaagggaaattcaagaagagacgagacacccaaggaccaagaaattggctctgatggggaaggaaataaaatggcccctctcaagaaagtgggaacagaggaagctggcaagagtctagctatgcttgctgctcccaaggaatctaccagtgtcttatcctcggaacaaaactcaaatgggtcaggtggtgaaacgttacatgctaagtgtcagactggttcagctgggctttgtgaaatggaagtggacactgagcagaacccagacagtgtccctgtgaaagcctcagcacccgaACCGGCGTCACCATTGGCTCCTGTCCCATCACCAACCGTAACGGCCTcgcctcctatcactttggctgaaaacgagtcaccggacattgatgaagatgaaggcattcacagccatgatggaagtgacctgagtgataaaatgtccgagggaagtgatgattctgggctgcatggggctcgaccagtgccacaagaagcaagttcaaaaagtgggaaggaggggttggcagttaaaataaccgagggagagtttgtttgtattttctgtgatcggtctttcagaaaggaaaaggattacagcaagcacctcaatcgccatctggttaatgtatacttccttgaaaaagcagccgaggggcaggagtagtgagcCGACCGGTGGAGGGCGGCTtgtcacagtttgtaagcaatgcctcacttttagtttaaggcagtagacacacacaagcttgctttaattagtgtccagtgctgatttttaagtgacaatatttccttaggactgtatgtgttacctagtgacttgcaaaaaccttagcaaatcctagggagttaatgtaagaaaacagatacttaatctgttagcttgtgcagtgcagtgaagaaaggcgggatggtaggtgacgttctccagggtgtctacctgtgtggaaccggtcgggtgttctgcccttttcacttcacttgctatttttagttccttgtttaggctgataaaaattggcgtagcaaattacttgaagaatttgcctgctttatataagtaaagttagcactttaaggtttctttagagatgagaaaagacatttaaattgaagaaaaattctttcaacagtggacattgtatctgtccaggtaattgcttcctgacttatggtcgatattttgtgcttctatgttaatcattatgaaaagtgatttttggtgggttttttaatttttttttattttggtgctttactggcttaagatgttgcacatggttttttgtttttcttttttaacctatgcagttaattccccccctagagatagcattgtgtttaatagtaacactttatacatatatgcatgttattttttttttctttttgggggttacttttaggcttgtttgcaaaagggccatttttctttgttgcagttgtcttttttttgcagaacaatagtgtgtgcaagtttatgagcaatggaacatgcaggttcaatccattgtttttatttttttaatcttaacccCTTGATCTATGCCAGATGCAGTTTtatgtaagttattttgatggtgagcatatgtgtaattctacagctctccgggtctggtttttgcagtaagccactagatcccatattgaacacaatttaatctcagtatcagccattagagtttttttactttgctgtttctagcttatttcttacagagtgagaagtcattctttgaagagtttcttttttcaatagatggttgatgttgggatggctactcaaatcaagtgatgagtgatgaactccaagtcatccttggaaatagcaaatctgtagcccaacataattattctttaaactagagaatatcacttgtgagaaagccatcatggccacatggctgatctagagtggagtgctaagttctggcaaacagctgaatctttcttccagtgagtacctgaacagggcttatgtgaattatgtacagtccagattttaagaatcatactttctcagggatctccacaaactagtgggtatcctcgctgcccctgtgagacagcctctgtacaggagaggcctcacgtgactttgtccctggtgttcctctggggacacctgtgtgagaaactgcatgctccagaaccagctctcgtgtcctttggccaatgccggagtgtgaaatagtccaacatgggatttttcttactggtagtaaacaaaggatgatcccaattgggaatcgtgactttttttttttttttgatggtcatgttctgttttgaaataacctctgtgtatttcatttattttcttttacctggcgatctctgagcaggcttcagattttgacagttgatgaaagatacgacaagcattaatgtgtgggtgaaaagcttggtgaaattctgagtgaagtttagttaaagttggttgaacttgggattgactgggaggacaaagatttaaaaagcagaagattctctcaagacacaagttgtgtgataatagtgtgttttgtgtgtgtgaatgagaatttgtaaatgttgaattctaggctccgacaatcattgtcagtgcagatcaagctgcaagtatttatgctttaaaacttaaattataaagctagttacgcctttctaacaactagttttaatgtttatgaacatattttacctacattaccttttcaggatgttgagaaagatgcatcacaagcacaggctggaggctgggggctagatggttttgaggaagaggtcttggtggactctttcatagagcaaagggaagcaatgccttctgggaattgagctaagttttaatctagtctttaagattagaagtcaaaaacaaaaatattaaggaaatgaaaacctaattgatctttgaagcattgttatgtggaattgagtgggacttttgaggcctttcttccagaaaacaaggacttggttgtcaggcctatattaggcctaaaccttggtgccatgtagttgtacttaagtcatttcaatggaaagtgtcttagtgattggtacttctagtgcagtttggagttcttccatttgaaaaatgtgatatttgcatgggattgtttgaatcttgttttctagtctctccccatcaccaccctcagagtctgaaggtagatttttctcttgataaaggaacaaaaaaagtgaacatcttttttgtaaattggtatctagtaactagtggtaaacttgaaatggtagaattctttaaagcctaattctaggtagccttaggaaaatgtatcctaattatttttgaacctgtattcaccttgttttttttttcaaatatcttaagttatattttctttttcagagctgcttcttatttggggctacttttttttttttttaaattgaggcgtaattcataaaagggtacattgttttgatgagactttttacaactgtggctggatgtctttctttagtcttccaagaagggccattttacttttttagagttactttttaaagtcatgaggtcaacaacttggactacttactatgcatgtaagtgctaatgcaaattaaagcccaagttgacctccagcagcagttcattctatgttgacagtgagagaacactttgcctgttaggatactgttactcgtggactgaaatgctgaagaaacccctccccctattttgttttttgcaaaaatcaaggtatattctagggtttcctggttgacctcaacagataaactgagctgatagtcttagtccagaaatgatctgaatgtagatttacagtctacgcgtacagctggctaagtgagatcgctttcacagttctgcatgtatcccatcggctccccattagttactgaactcttaaaactggtattgtaacattaccacaatgttttgcgccagttttataaactttacagtgcaatatgtgttccttttctgaggcaaaccaaaggtatatttctcaaggttctgctgctaacagcagcgttgatggaggatcttTTATACATTTCTAATAGATAGAAGTAAACCAgattgcagtttttgtttttctttttttgaaaattttaaaaaatatatatctttaaaaaaaaaaaagaagaagaagaagtatcGTTCACATTGCAGGcataggatattttctttccaCAAGAGCCCTGATAGTGAAGAAGCAGAACTAGCAGGAGAGACTCAGCTCTAACCAGTGACCTGGCTTAGGAAGCCTTTTCCTCCCTATGTTGAGATTCCCCTTTCACGGTGAGATAGCTGGCCTAGGGAAACACATGCCCTCAGACAGAATCATCCAGAACCCATGGTTGATCTAGCAGTATTGGAGGAACcaaaggatacaaaattaatgcCACAAAGCccctgaaaacaaaaatcatgcaAGAAAGCCACATAAGCGTAACTAACACCCTCCATGTTAAACTTTGGCAGGGTGGGTGTCTGCTAACATAGCATACATAAATAGGACTGGAGCTCTCTTGTTGTAATAGATAAAACTATCAGAATGTAATGAAAAGTCACTTATCTGACTAAGAACTAAGAAAATTGTAACATGGGTGAAGGGCAAATCTGACAAAGGTGTAATCAAACTAGAGAGGAAAACCAGAAATGGTAAAACTTAGAGACACAGAAGCAGTATGCTCACAAATAATGCGTGGTTTACAGAAAACCCTCAAAGGAAACTGAAATATACTTAgatctgaatgaaaatgaagctaAACTCCATCAAAATACATAGAGTACAGTTAAGGAAGAGATCAAGGAATACTTCTAGCCTTAAGTGCTTACACTAGAAAAGAAAGTTCA comes from the Peromyscus maniculatus bairdii isolate BWxNUB_F1_BW_parent chromosome X, HU_Pman_BW_mat_3.1, whole genome shotgun sequence genome and includes:
- the LOC143270939 gene encoding uncharacterized protein LOC143270939 codes for the protein MTPPHLEVYFPLLDFEFLESKSPVFLRSEEFMPYKGDLLLVEYSMKTGTSNMDIHTVSPLSSQNMDEVCVTSTDGKTGVVESCIFFTEDSLQKPTDYTPGLYDIVNVVAVDSIQPHCSWRAGLLTFEDIEMHFSKEEWCSLDPSQKTLYSDVMLNIYKMATSLGLKPGDDMENDQPVSASTSEIEARPSKVSKARKKAAQKKTNRKSHADTRRVQEHDQALPGRKRTLASVCKQRQQKPFKCQECGRGFRVPSELARHHRVHIREKPFSCQQCGHSFRWKSDLKLHILSHQGIKLYQCSWCQKSFTQSTTLHTHQRIHTGEKPFKCLQCGKAFTQDSHLRNHQVVHTAEQPYACSLCERKFNRKSSLLRHRNIHGQVNS